A section of the Fusarium falciforme chromosome 8, complete sequence genome encodes:
- a CDS encoding Proteasome subunit alpha type, with translation MADRYSFSLTTFSPSGKLVQIEYALNAVNQGITALGIKATNGIVLATEKKSSSPLADQSSLAKISNITPNIGMVYSGMGPDYRVLVDRARKVSHTGYKRIYNEYPPTRILVQDVARVMQEATQSAGVRPYGVSLLVAGWDEGIEPEEEEAAEAEGGEKKVNKKTGGIHKGGPMLYQVDPSGSYYPWKATAIGKSATKAKTFLEKRYSEELELEDAIHIALLTLKDNIEGEMNGDTIEIGIVGAPAEHLLGLEGVEGAVGPRFRKLTPQEIEDYLTSL, from the exons ATGGCGGACCGATACTCCTTCTCCCTTACAACATTCTCCCCCAG CGGAAAGCTGGTGCAGATCG AGTATGCCCTCAACGCCGTAAACCAGGGTATCACTGCCCTTGGTATCAAAG CCACCAACGGTATCGTCCTCGCCACCGAGAAGAAgtcctcctcccccctcgCCGACCAGAGCTCCCTCGCCAAGATCAGCAACATCACCCCCAACATCGGCATGGTATACTCTGGCATGGGCCCTGACTATCGAGTATTGGTGGACCGCGCACGCAAGGTCTCGCACACCGGTTACAAGCGCATCTACAACGAGTACCCCCCCACTCGGATATTGGTGCAGGATGTTGCGCGAGTTATGCAGGAGGCCACCCAGTCCGCTGGTGTTCGACCTTACGGTGTGAGCCTGTTGGTCGCTGGTTGGGATGAGGGCATCgagcctgaggaggaggaggctgccgaggcTGAGGGTGGTGAGAAGAAGGTCAACAAGAAGACTGGCGGCATCCACAAGGGCGGCCCCATGCTTTACCAGGTCGACCCCTCGGGCAGTTACTATCCCTGGAAGGCCACGGCCATCGGCAAGAGCGCGACCAAGGCAAAGACATTCCTGGAGAAGCGATACTcggaggagctcgagcttgaggatgCCATCCACATTGCGCTCCTGACCTTGAAGGACAACATTGAGGGAGAGATGAACGGAGACACCATTGAGATTG GTATCGTTGGTGCCCCCGCGGAGCATCTTCTGggcctcgagggcgtcgAGGGGGCTGTCGGACCCCGTTTCAGAAAGCTGACTCCTCAAGAGATTGAGGATTACCTGACGAGTCTATGA
- a CDS encoding RING-CH-type domain-containing protein translates to MDARPTWNWSSVGDTSAQQHPAEPHPAEPEARRPDTTPRPEPRAAPRNRRYGTRTCRVCLGTEEPKFPPEPTTTFGIATSSSRPTYVSDDPELGRLLSPCKCKGSQKYVHEGCLNAWRLANPMEARNYWQCPTCKFTYRISRLHWGSALSSKWAQIGLTVLFCIMSIFILGFIADPLFDLWSDPIGTIGETVTSVVTDIEALKPPPPSEPTSWIEHFTKGFFSLGIVGLFKTMISVNPFHWWQLRNSGMAGGGRRQGTGRNRVENINLIFVLIGAATFLMGIWKGVQKLSARVLKNVSDRVLDVGEDDGDDDDEGDNANDGPSQESKKDQ, encoded by the coding sequence ATGGATGCACGTCCGACATGGAACTGGTCCTCTGTAGGGGACACCTCTGCTCAGCAACATCCGGCGGAACCTCACCCGGCAGAACCTGAAGCACGGCGGCCGGACACGACACCACGCCCCGAGCCCCGAGCCGCGCCTAGAAACAGGCGTTATGGCACGCGCACGTGTCGTGTCTGTCTCGGCACCGAAGAGCCCAAGTTTCCTCCCGAGCCAACCACTACGTTTGGCATTGCTACGTCGTCGTCTCGACCGACCTACGTGTCCGATGATCCGGAACTAGGCCGATTGCTATCACCATGCAAGTGTAAGGGTTCGCAAAAATACGTCCACGAAGGGTGCCTCAACGCTTGGAGACTCGCAAACCCAATGGAGGCCAGGAACTACTGGCAGTGTCCGACTTGCAAATTCACGTATCGCATCTCTCGATTGCACTGGGGTTCTGCTCTGAGCAGCAAGTGGGCACAGATCGGCTTGACTGTCCTCTTCTGCATCATGAGCATCTTTATCCTTGGATTTATTGCGGATCCCCTCTTTGACCTCTGGTCCGACCCAATTGGGACCATTGGCGAGACTGTCACAAGCGTGGTAACAGATATCGAGGCCCTGAAGCCACCTCCACCGTCAGAGCCCACGTCATGGATCGAGCACTTCACCaaaggcttcttctccctggGTATCGTCGGTCTGTTCAAGACCATGATCTCCGTCAACCCGTTCCACTGGTGGCAACTGCGAAACAGCGGCATGGCAGGCGGCGGCAGAAGACAGGGGACTGGCCGGAACCGCGTCGAGAACATTAACCTGATATTTGTACTCATTGGCGCAGCCACTTTCCTGATGGGTATCTGGAAAGGTGTTCAGAAGCTGAGTGCTCGTGTGCTCAAGAATGTGAGCGACAGAGTTCTCGATGTTGGAGAAgacgacggcgatgatgatgatgaaggggaCAATGCCAACGACGGGCCGAGCCAAGAGAGTAAGAAAGATCAATGA